One segment of Chlamydiota bacterium DNA contains the following:
- the mraZ gene encoding division/cell wall cluster transcriptional repressor MraZ — MFYGEYRHSLDHKNRVLIPSKFREAVKEVYVERFFLTRGLEKCIFVFTEPDWNLIEQKLKNLPMTQGNSRNFSRMFFSGAFEVVSDKQGRIIVPQPLLAYSGIHRDVVLVGVLNRIEIWDQSSWNHFVTESSKSYEEVAEKLFESSQGGNVI, encoded by the coding sequence ATGTTTTATGGTGAGTATCGCCATTCTTTGGATCATAAAAACCGCGTTTTGATTCCTTCCAAATTTCGTGAAGCTGTTAAGGAAGTTTATGTTGAGCGCTTTTTCCTAACCCGCGGTCTTGAAAAATGTATTTTTGTTTTCACTGAACCTGATTGGAATCTCATTGAACAGAAGCTGAAAAATCTGCCGATGACCCAAGGGAACTCCCGAAATTTTTCGAGAATGTTTTTTTCAGGAGCTTTTGAGGTCGTTAGTGATAAGCAAGGCAGGATTATTGTTCCTCAGCCCTTGCTTGCTTATTCAGGGATTCATCGGGATGTGGTGCTTGTTGGAGTTTTGAATCGAATTGAGATTTGGGATCAGTCTTCTTGGAATCATTTTGTAACGGAGTCGAGTAAGAGTTATGAAGAAGTTGCTGAAAAATTGTTCGAGTCCTCGCAAGGGGGGAACGTTATTTAA